The following is a genomic window from Candidatus Obscuribacterales bacterium.
AATGGCAACCCAATCAAGGCTATTTATATTTACTCCAAACCCGAGTGGACGGCCTTAGTCACCCGCGCCGACACCGGCATCACGAACGTCGAAGACTTAAGGGGCAAACGGGTTGCTGCCACCAAAGGCACCGACCCCCATATCTTCTTGCTGCGCGCCCTCGACCAAGTGGGGCTCTCAGAACGTGACCTAGAAGTGGTGCAGCTCCAGCACGCCGATGGCCGCACCGCACTAGAGCGAGGTGATGTGGATGCCTGGGCAGGTCTTGATCCCCATATGGCTAGAACTGAACTAGAGCAAGGATCCCAGCTCTTCTTTCGCAACCCCGACTTAAACACCTACGGCTTTCTCAATGTACGTGAAGAGTTTGCCAACACTCACCCCACCTATGTCGAGCGTGTCCTCGCTGCCTACGAAAGAGCCCGCCAGTGGTCGATTGAAAACCCGGCAGAGCTGGAAGCTATTCTGGCTAAGACCGCAGGTCTAGAGAAAAACGTGGCCGCGAAACAACTGGAGCGCACTGATCTGTCGAACTCGGTAATTGGCAGCGTTCA
Proteins encoded in this region:
- a CDS encoding aliphatic sulfonate ABC transporter substrate-binding protein, translating into MHRFFNLRFPYLAQIIPFNLGRRCLWQRGILAITATFCVVVLHSCAQPSNPSNPTSTAAPPSVVRVDFAYYNPVSLVLKDKGWLEEDLDKDNVNVEWVQSQGSNKALELLNSRSIDFGSTAGAAALLGKANGNPIKAIYIYSKPEWTALVTRADTGITNVEDLRGKRVAATKGTDPHIFLLRALDQVGLSERDLEVVQLQHADGRTALERGDVDAWAGLDPHMARTELEQGSQLFFRNPDLNTYGFLNVREEFANTHPTYVERVLAAYERARQWSIENPAELEAILAKTAGLEKNVAAKQLERTDLSNSVIGSV